A genomic segment from Spongiibacter sp. IMCC21906 encodes:
- a CDS encoding glycosyltransferase: protein MRITVFSIGTQGDVRPFVALALGLQAQGHEVCIASGKSCEALVRRFGISYAPLTADFLEWMANDPKALQKGLNPLKFVRTARKALAEMSVDWAEQGLAAAKGADLLLGNGMVSVLAASLGESLSIPVVETHLQPVTPCGDIPPMMLKPPKRPLPGRLNLALYHSLRVLTWQMLSAAYSPLRRALGLDAIPWYGPYFRRDRVNHRLLYGFSPTLVTPSSSWPDSVRVAGNWFLDEGQNWQAPTKLAHFLATSPADSKPVYIGFGSMLSTETDEFSKIIYQAIKQSGQRAVVATGWGGLEASLLDDDDICVIDAAPHDWLLPQMSMAIHHGGVGTTAAALRAGIPSVVIPFFGDQPFWAWRLNQLGVAPPGLTRKNITVEQLLAAIHFNLDEAVVRRAAALGDQMRSEDGVRVAIDQLTAWGLLTSTAMESSQRDVKALS from the coding sequence ATGAGAATTACTGTGTTTTCAATCGGCACCCAAGGCGATGTGCGGCCGTTTGTGGCCTTAGCCCTAGGCTTACAAGCCCAGGGGCACGAGGTTTGTATTGCCAGTGGCAAGAGTTGCGAAGCGCTGGTTCGTCGGTTTGGAATTAGCTATGCGCCGCTGACAGCCGATTTTTTGGAATGGATGGCAAATGATCCAAAGGCCCTGCAAAAAGGCTTAAATCCTCTAAAGTTTGTACGCACTGCCAGAAAAGCCTTGGCAGAGATGTCGGTAGATTGGGCAGAGCAAGGCTTGGCCGCTGCCAAAGGCGCTGATTTGCTGCTGGGCAATGGCATGGTGTCAGTACTGGCGGCATCGCTGGGCGAGTCGTTGTCGATTCCGGTGGTAGAAACGCATTTGCAACCGGTAACGCCCTGTGGGGATATTCCGCCGATGATGCTAAAGCCCCCTAAGCGACCGCTACCGGGAAGGCTGAATTTGGCGCTGTATCACAGCCTGCGGGTGTTGACCTGGCAGATGTTAAGCGCTGCCTATAGTCCACTGCGGCGGGCGCTGGGGCTAGATGCGATTCCTTGGTACGGACCGTATTTTCGCCGTGATCGGGTAAATCATCGGCTGTTGTATGGTTTTAGTCCAACGCTGGTGACGCCATCTTCCAGTTGGCCGGATAGCGTCCGCGTTGCGGGTAACTGGTTTTTAGATGAAGGGCAGAACTGGCAAGCACCTACTAAATTGGCCCACTTTTTGGCGACAAGCCCCGCAGATTCAAAACCGGTTTATATCGGTTTTGGCAGCATGTTAAGCACTGAGACGGATGAGTTTAGCAAAATAATTTATCAGGCTATTAAGCAATCAGGGCAGCGTGCGGTGGTGGCCACCGGCTGGGGCGGGTTAGAGGCCAGCTTGCTGGACGATGACGACATCTGTGTTATCGATGCCGCTCCCCATGACTGGTTATTACCCCAGATGTCGATGGCGATACATCACGGTGGGGTGGGAACTACCGCGGCGGCGCTGCGGGCAGGTATTCCCTCGGTGGTGATTCCCTTTTTTGGTGACCAACCTTTTTGGGCTTGGCGGCTAAACCAGCTGGGGGTGGCACCGCCGGGTTTAACGCGTAAAAACATAACGGTGGAGCAGTTGCTGGCAGCCATCCATTTTAATTTAGATGAGGCAGTTGTGCGCCGGGCAGCTGCGCTTGGCGACCAAATGCGATCAGAAGACGGAGTGCGGGTGGCAATAGATCAGTTAACAGCGTGGGGGCTTTTGACAAGCACTGCCATGGAAAGCAGCCAGAGAGACGTGAAAGCGCTGAGCTAA
- a CDS encoding 2Fe-2S iron-sulfur cluster-binding protein, with product MPAIKFVSHDGNEVDVQAETGTTVMQAAIDNGIDAILAECGGSCSCATCHCYVDEKWMDKVGPATDIEQDMLTCVLDPEDTSRLSCQITVTDEMDGLVIKLPESQY from the coding sequence ATGCCCGCTATTAAATTTGTAAGTCATGACGGTAATGAAGTAGACGTCCAAGCAGAAACCGGGACTACCGTTATGCAAGCTGCTATCGACAATGGCATTGATGCCATTCTCGCTGAATGTGGTGGCTCTTGCAGCTGCGCCACCTGCCACTGTTACGTAGACGAGAAGTGGATGGATAAAGTCGGCCCCGCCACGGATATTGAGCAGGATATGCTCACCTGCGTGCTGGATCCTGAAGACACCAGCCGCTTAAGCTGCCAGATTACCGTCACCGACGAAATGGATGGTCTGGTTATCAAACTCCCCGAATCGCAGTATTAA
- a CDS encoding NAD(P)/FAD-dependent oxidoreductase — protein sequence MSNEHCVIVGASHGAASLAAALRTEGWEGAISIVGDEPHLPYHRPPLSKAYFCGDKSGDEILIRPDSFYESNNIDMVLGSRVVDIDLDAKKVVLHDGGDIPFTKLALTTGAKVRKIPIPGSELNGVYYLRDLKDVDQIKKYVTKGKRAVIVGGGYIGLETAASLRKLGMEVTVLEALPRVLQRVTAPEVSAFYTRVHREEGVDLRTEVGIEAITGDNKVRGVKLADGNSIDCDLVVIGVGVIPETELAEKAGLKIDNGIVVDEHARTSHPDIVAAGDCTSHYNPIYKTTLRLESVQNATDQARIAAKTLCGKPVVYNALPWFWSDQYDLKLQIAGLSQGFDQVVVRGSVESGRSFAAFYYKEGRMIAVDAVNRPKEFMMSKRALTEGKTADPKLVADESVEVKDIFIP from the coding sequence ATGAGTAATGAACATTGCGTCATCGTAGGGGCCAGCCATGGAGCCGCCTCGCTGGCCGCCGCCCTGCGTACCGAAGGTTGGGAAGGTGCGATTTCTATTGTAGGTGACGAACCACATCTGCCCTACCACCGGCCGCCACTGTCTAAAGCCTATTTTTGTGGCGACAAATCTGGCGATGAAATTCTGATTCGACCCGACTCGTTTTATGAAAGTAATAATATCGACATGGTGCTGGGCTCACGGGTCGTTGATATTGATCTTGACGCTAAAAAAGTCGTTCTCCACGATGGCGGCGACATTCCCTTCACTAAGCTGGCTCTCACTACTGGCGCCAAAGTACGCAAAATCCCGATTCCAGGTAGCGAACTGAATGGGGTCTATTACCTCAGAGATTTGAAAGACGTCGATCAAATCAAAAAGTACGTTACCAAAGGCAAGCGCGCGGTCATTGTTGGCGGCGGCTACATCGGTCTGGAAACCGCCGCATCACTGCGCAAACTGGGCATGGAAGTCACCGTATTAGAAGCCCTGCCACGGGTACTGCAACGGGTGACGGCCCCTGAAGTCTCAGCTTTTTACACCCGTGTCCATCGAGAAGAAGGCGTGGATCTGCGCACCGAAGTAGGTATAGAAGCCATTACCGGTGACAACAAGGTACGGGGCGTAAAACTCGCTGACGGCAACAGCATCGACTGCGATTTGGTAGTGATTGGCGTTGGTGTCATTCCTGAAACCGAGCTTGCAGAAAAAGCCGGTTTAAAAATCGACAACGGTATTGTGGTCGATGAACACGCCCGCACCAGCCATCCCGATATTGTCGCAGCTGGCGATTGCACCAGCCACTACAACCCCATTTACAAAACCACACTTCGTCTTGAGTCAGTGCAAAATGCAACCGATCAAGCGCGAATTGCTGCGAAAACGCTCTGCGGCAAGCCAGTTGTGTATAATGCCTTGCCGTGGTTCTGGTCTGATCAATATGACCTCAAGCTGCAAATTGCCGGACTATCACAAGGTTTCGACCAAGTGGTTGTGCGCGGCAGTGTAGAATCAGGCCGCAGTTTTGCCGCGTTCTACTACAAAGAAGGCCGGATGATCGCTGTTGATGCCGTCAACCGCCCCAAAGAATTCATGATGAGCAAACGCGCTCTGACTGAGGGTAAAACTGCAGACCCCAAACTGGTCGCTGATGAATCAGTTGAAGTAAAAGATATTTTTATTCCCTGA
- a CDS encoding alpha/beta hydrolase, with amino-acid sequence MSWQSYLLNILLRLNRGLLQHFDHLSNLRRTFARLDTWQGKNKAISQGWDHYGCGDYQVDRYHARNAPELPKAEQKLMLFLHGGAYSLRSPNLYKITITEICDALNCIGIMPDYRLAPEYPHPAGIDDCILCYSKLLEEGYLAKNIIIAGDSAGGGLTASVLQATLHNPDHRPAAAVLISPAGDWSFSGRSYFVNEAKDPMFRIGSFLFLRHLYLAGQNMIDPTVSPLFGSFKNFPPCFFTTSTSELLRDTAVAMHEQIIAEGGESELHMANGLCHIYPFFGFLPEAKQTKAEIIAFCQRHW; translated from the coding sequence ATGAGTTGGCAAAGTTATTTATTGAACATACTGCTACGACTAAACAGAGGGTTGCTGCAGCATTTTGACCACCTGAGCAACCTGCGTCGGACCTTTGCTCGGCTAGATACCTGGCAGGGTAAAAATAAAGCTATCAGCCAAGGCTGGGATCATTACGGCTGCGGCGACTATCAAGTTGACCGCTATCATGCACGCAATGCGCCTGAGCTGCCTAAAGCAGAACAAAAGCTCATGTTGTTTCTACATGGCGGCGCGTACAGTTTGCGCTCACCTAATTTATACAAAATCACCATCACCGAAATCTGCGACGCGCTCAATTGTATCGGCATCATGCCTGACTACCGTTTAGCTCCCGAATACCCCCACCCAGCAGGTATTGACGACTGCATTTTGTGCTATAGCAAACTGCTGGAAGAAGGCTATCTCGCCAAAAACATCATTATTGCCGGCGACTCAGCCGGTGGCGGCCTAACGGCATCGGTACTGCAAGCCACCCTTCACAACCCAGACCATCGCCCCGCCGCAGCAGTGTTAATCTCCCCCGCTGGGGACTGGTCGTTTAGTGGTCGCTCGTATTTCGTCAATGAAGCTAAAGATCCCATGTTCCGAATCGGCTCATTCTTGTTTTTGCGCCACCTCTATCTTGCAGGCCAAAATATGATTGACCCCACCGTATCGCCGCTTTTTGGCAGCTTCAAAAATTTCCCGCCCTGCTTTTTCACCACCAGCACAAGCGAGTTATTAAGAGATACCGCCGTCGCCATGCACGAGCAGATTATTGCCGAGGGCGGCGAAAGCGAGCTGCATATGGCCAATGGCCTTTGCCATATTTATCCTTTCTTTGGCTTTCTTCCCGAAGCCAAACAAACCAAGGCCGAGATCATCGCTTTCTGCCAGCGGCACTGGTAA
- a CDS encoding cytochrome c oxidase assembly factor Coa1 family protein, translating to MDEPLQNTSGQGKNAEIPAEIRGWNWGAFFLNWIWGIANGSFIALLMFVPLLNFIMPFILGAKGNQWAWQNRIWRDTAHFKSVQRKWAVAGLIIFVVILPSCISLPITMMRSSEAFKISFAAIQENPAVIQAMGEPLSAGWFVTGSINSSGPNGSAALNYSISGPKAEGKANVYANKFGGQWGLHTLNVILANGQVIWLVPAKQTNASQHNFSPSN from the coding sequence ATGGATGAGCCGCTCCAAAACACCTCTGGGCAAGGGAAAAATGCCGAAATACCTGCAGAGATCCGCGGCTGGAATTGGGGCGCGTTTTTCCTAAACTGGATTTGGGGCATCGCTAACGGCAGCTTTATTGCCCTGCTGATGTTTGTTCCGCTGCTTAACTTCATTATGCCCTTTATCCTTGGCGCCAAGGGTAATCAATGGGCGTGGCAAAACCGAATATGGCGCGATACCGCCCACTTTAAATCAGTACAACGAAAATGGGCTGTGGCTGGCCTCATCATTTTTGTGGTCATTCTCCCCAGCTGCATTTCTCTGCCCATCACCATGATGCGTAGCAGTGAGGCCTTTAAAATCAGTTTTGCCGCCATCCAAGAAAACCCCGCAGTGATACAGGCAATGGGCGAGCCCCTATCGGCAGGCTGGTTTGTCACTGGCAGTATCAACAGCTCAGGCCCCAATGGCAGCGCTGCCTTAAACTACTCAATATCCGGTCCCAAGGCGGAAGGCAAAGCCAATGTTTACGCCAATAAATTTGGCGGCCAATGGGGCTTACATACCCTGAATGTGATACTGGCCAACGGCCAGGTAATCTGGCTGGTCCCCGCAAAGCAAACTAACGCCAGTCAACACAATTTCTCACCCTCAAATTAA